From Granulicella cerasi, a single genomic window includes:
- the era gene encoding GTPase Era, translating into MALRSGFVSIVGRPNAGKSTLLNALLGQKLAIVTHKPQTTRTRIQGVLELPLRKKTSSDAGRSMAQVVMVDTPGVHKPDTQLDKRMMQEVHDALESRDVVLFIVDATHRIHGDEVFEQDEKKPGVQRRRKSKAEDDFALQLVQKLDCPVILVLNKIDSVPRADLLPIIQHWSTLHKFADVIPISARKKDGLELLLDKVVEKLPEGQRYFPKDQLTDQPERFLVAELIREKILMLTGEEVPYAAAVVIEKYEEPASMRKGKDGKLPVTKIAAAIYCERAGQKAILIGKQGTMLKQIGSAARKDIESLLGTRVFLELFVKVEEDWRTKRVFVDDLDWRRQLEQLAEKQGRSMSLAESAEAVDFPDFGEEDGAEEK; encoded by the coding sequence ATGGCTCTTCGCTCCGGATTTGTTTCTATTGTGGGTCGCCCGAACGCGGGCAAATCGACGCTGCTGAACGCGCTGCTTGGGCAGAAGCTGGCGATCGTCACGCATAAACCGCAGACGACGCGTACGCGCATCCAAGGCGTGCTGGAACTGCCGCTGCGCAAGAAGACCAGCTCCGACGCTGGACGCTCGATGGCGCAGGTCGTGATGGTCGACACGCCGGGCGTGCACAAGCCGGACACGCAGCTCGACAAGCGCATGATGCAGGAAGTTCACGACGCGCTGGAGTCGCGCGATGTCGTGCTGTTCATCGTGGACGCGACGCATCGCATCCACGGCGATGAGGTCTTCGAGCAGGATGAGAAGAAACCCGGCGTGCAGCGACGCCGCAAGTCGAAGGCAGAGGACGACTTCGCACTGCAGCTCGTGCAGAAGCTAGATTGTCCGGTGATCCTCGTGCTGAACAAGATTGATTCTGTGCCGCGCGCTGACCTGCTGCCGATCATTCAACATTGGTCGACGCTGCACAAGTTTGCGGACGTGATTCCGATTTCGGCGCGCAAGAAAGACGGTCTGGAGCTGCTGCTGGACAAGGTGGTGGAGAAGCTGCCCGAGGGCCAGCGCTACTTCCCGAAGGACCAGTTGACCGATCAGCCAGAGCGCTTCCTGGTGGCGGAGTTGATCCGCGAGAAGATTCTGATGCTGACGGGCGAAGAGGTGCCGTACGCGGCGGCGGTGGTGATCGAGAAGTACGAAGAGCCGGCGTCGATGCGCAAAGGCAAGGATGGCAAGCTGCCGGTGACGAAGATCGCCGCGGCGATCTACTGCGAGCGTGCGGGACAGAAGGCGATCCTGATCGGCAAGCAGGGCACGATGCTGAAACAGATTGGCTCGGCGGCGCGTAAGGACATCGAGTCGCTGCTGGGAACGCGTGTCTTCCTCGAACTGTTTGTGAAGGTCGAAGAGGATTGGCGCACGAAGCGTGTGTTCGTCGACGATCTGGATTGGCGTCGACAGCTCGAGCAGCTCGCGGAGAAGCAGGGTCGCTCGATGTCGCTGGCCGAAAGTGCGGAAGCGGTGGACTTCCCGGACTTCGGTGAAGAGGACGGGGCTGAAGAAAAATAG
- the ybeY gene encoding rRNA maturation RNase YbeY: MITLEPPRSVAEASDPWRELGLSKAGLSRFVRAAQTQVGLRGEIAVLLADDRMLRRLNREYRGKNKATDVLSFPAMEELAEVTAGDLAVSLETAQKQADEHGHDLATELRVLLLHGMLHLNGMDHEVDSGEMAAREAELRKKLRLPNGLIARVEAPKTQAMKDAAKKAARR; this comes from the coding sequence ATGATTACGTTGGAACCCCCACGCAGCGTTGCTGAAGCAAGCGATCCGTGGCGGGAGCTCGGGCTGTCGAAGGCCGGACTCTCGCGATTTGTTCGCGCAGCGCAAACGCAGGTCGGCTTGCGCGGTGAGATCGCTGTGCTGCTTGCCGACGACCGCATGTTGCGGCGGTTGAACCGCGAGTATCGCGGCAAAAACAAAGCCACCGATGTGTTGAGCTTTCCTGCGATGGAAGAGCTCGCCGAGGTTACTGCGGGCGATCTTGCGGTTTCGCTCGAGACTGCGCAGAAGCAGGCCGACGAACATGGGCATGATCTGGCGACGGAGCTGCGCGTGCTGCTGTTGCATGGCATGTTGCATCTCAACGGTATGGACCACGAGGTGGACAGCGGCGAGATGGCAGCGCGCGAAGCGGAACTTCGCAAGAAGCTGCGTCTACCCAACGGTTTGATCGCGCGCGTGGAAGCGCCGAAGACGCAGGCTATGAAAGACGCTGCGAAGAAGGCGGCACGCCGATGA
- a CDS encoding hemolysin family protein → MNATFGIVFLVLLCLLALTAYIDRIYFEMGKFLSREYTENIDVWERRVEPKLKLAPESAALSASVLRQLLLLAIAFLLAIRLRVVEARSTSTIATAVFELLLVLVIFDRLIPQIFFTRTRGEWVIRIRWVVQALFYLALPITLTLSLVLSIAALAEEEEEEDEHPSEAVDALLEAGEEEGVLDEEDRELVRLVVEFGDKIVREVMTPRPEIFAVPSRMSLEEFTTAVNEHGFSRVPVYVESLDKISGVAFARDLLKVQDEDAKRRTVASLQKPVAFVPETKKVNELLREMQSKKQHLGIVIDEYGGVAGLVTIEDLLEAIVGNIEDEHDTAEDDAPVKEEDGSWVLPGSFDVSRLRELFMEEKETEDDGEYGDDEDGADMAPEAEIAEQSLTPLLAEYDATTVGGLVSEMAGHIPLPGEVVEDGPLRIEVMESTDRLIEKVRVKLTRGEVE, encoded by the coding sequence ATGAATGCGACCTTCGGCATCGTCTTTCTCGTGCTGTTGTGCCTGCTGGCGCTGACCGCCTACATCGATCGCATTTACTTCGAGATGGGTAAATTCCTCTCGCGCGAGTACACGGAGAACATCGACGTGTGGGAGCGGCGCGTGGAGCCGAAGCTGAAGCTGGCGCCGGAGTCTGCGGCGTTGTCGGCGTCGGTGTTGCGTCAGTTGCTGTTGCTGGCGATCGCGTTCCTGCTGGCGATTCGTTTACGTGTCGTGGAGGCGCGTTCCACGAGCACGATCGCGACGGCTGTTTTCGAACTGCTGCTGGTGCTGGTGATCTTCGATCGTCTGATCCCGCAGATCTTCTTCACGCGCACGCGTGGCGAATGGGTTATCCGTATTCGCTGGGTCGTGCAGGCGCTCTTCTATCTGGCGTTGCCGATCACGCTGACGCTGAGCCTCGTGCTCTCGATCGCGGCACTCGCAGAGGAAGAGGAAGAAGAGGACGAGCATCCGAGCGAAGCGGTGGATGCGTTACTCGAGGCGGGCGAAGAAGAGGGTGTGCTGGACGAAGAGGACCGCGAGTTGGTGCGCCTCGTCGTGGAGTTTGGCGACAAGATCGTGCGCGAAGTGATGACGCCGCGGCCGGAGATCTTCGCGGTGCCGAGCCGCATGTCGCTTGAGGAATTTACAACGGCGGTGAATGAGCACGGCTTCTCGCGCGTGCCGGTATATGTCGAGTCGCTGGACAAGATTTCGGGCGTGGCTTTTGCGCGCGATCTGCTGAAGGTGCAGGACGAAGATGCGAAGCGTCGTACGGTGGCGAGCCTGCAGAAGCCTGTGGCGTTTGTGCCGGAGACGAAGAAGGTCAATGAGCTGCTGCGCGAGATGCAGAGTAAGAAGCAGCACCTTGGCATCGTGATCGATGAGTATGGCGGCGTGGCCGGTCTGGTGACGATTGAGGACTTGCTGGAGGCGATCGTCGGCAACATTGAGGACGAGCACGACACGGCCGAAGATGATGCTCCGGTGAAGGAAGAGGACGGAAGCTGGGTGCTGCCGGGGTCCTTTGATGTGAGCCGCCTGCGCGAGCTCTTCATGGAAGAGAAGGAAACGGAAGATGATGGCGAGTACGGCGACGACGAGGACGGTGCGGATATGGCGCCCGAGGCGGAGATTGCCGAGCAGAGCCTGACGCCGCTGCTGGCAGAGTATGATGCGACGACGGTGGGCGGCCTGGTGAGTGAGATGGCTGGGCATATTCCGCTGCCGGGCGAGGTGGTGGAGGACGGTCCGCTGCGCATCGAGGTGATGGAGTCGACTGATCGCCTGATCGAGAAAGTGCGCGTGAAGCTCACTCGCGGTGAAGTTGAGTAA